The DNA region CGGCGGTCGCAATCGAGCAGCGCGGCAGCGGCGGCAATCCCCGCTCGACCATCGCCACCACGACTGAAATTTACGATTACCTCAGGGTGCTCTACGCCAGTTGCGGCCAGCCGCGCCACCCGAAAACCGGCAACCCCCTCAAACGCCACAGCGTCCAGGAAATTGCGGACAAAATTCTTGCAGAAACAGCCCATGAACGATTCCTCATCCTCGCCCCCATGGTGCGAAACGAAAAGGGCGATTTCAAAAACACGCTTGAGCGGCTGAAAAAGGACGGTTTTGTGCGGGTCAGGATCGACGCCGAATTCAAGCAGTTGGATGATCCGATCAAATTAAAAAAGAACGCGGCCCACGCAATCGATGTCGTCGTGGACCGGCTGAAGATTTCGCCCTCGATCCGGCAACGCCTGACCGATTCCCTGGAAACCGCCCTCAGGCTGGGCGAAGGAATCATCCATGTCTGCTGGGTCGCGGAAGGCGGCGAAACACTCGCGGAATGGACCCTCAGCAACCAAAACTACGATCCTGAAACCGGGTATCATTTCCCGCTGCTCACAGCCCGGCACTTTTCATTTAACAGTCCGGTAGGAGCCTGTCCGTCCTGCCACGGCCTCGGAACCCGGCTTGTGGCCGACCCGCGCCTCGTCATTCCCGATCCCGCCCTTTCCATCGACGAACATGTGATCGCCCCGTGGAAGAAGGCGCCCAAACGGCTGGCAGGACATTATCGCATGATTCTTCGGGATTTGGCGCATTCGGCCGGAGTGAGGACGGATGTCCCCTGGAAAGACCTGCCCGAATCCTTTCATTCGCTCGTTCTTAATGGCTCCGGCGACAAACCCATTGCTTTCACCGTCGTCCGCGATGGAAACACGCGGGAACAGAAAAAGGCCTTTGAGGGCGTGCTGCACCAGATCGAAAACCTGTACGAAACCAGCGCCAGCCCGCTGTCGCGCTTTCGAATGCAGGCCTACATGAGCCGGCAACCCTGCCCCGCCTGCGGCGGAAACCGGCTGCGGAAGGAAATATTGGCCGTGACGCTCGACGGCAAAAACAAGAGCAAGGGCTTGAATATCCAGGAATTTTGCGGGCTGACCGTCGGCAAAGCCCTTGAATTCCTGGGAACAATTTCCTGGACGGAGTCCCAGCAGAAGATGAACCGCGACCTGCTGCGTGAAATTGAATCGCGCCTGCAATTTCTCAGGGATGTCGGCGTCGGCTATCTGACACTGGATCGCGAAACCGGTACGCTTTCGGGAGGTGAAATCCAGCGCATCCGCCTGGCCACCCAAATCGGCGCCGGATTGACCGGCGTGTTGTACATTCTCGACGAACCCAGCATCGGGCTGCACCAGCGCGACAACGAATGCCTTCTCCAGACCCTTTTCCGGCTGCGCGACCTCGACAACACCGTGGTGGTGGTCGAACACGACGAGGACACCATCCGC from Candidatus Methylacidiphilales bacterium includes:
- the uvrA gene encoding excinuclease ABC subunit UvrA — protein: MPLNEIKIIGARQHNLKNLTLSIPRNKLVVITGPSGSGKSSLAFDTLFAEGQRRYVQSLSSYARQFLDQIEKPDVDFIEGLSPAVAIEQRGSGGNPRSTIATTTEIYDYLRVLYASCGQPRHPKTGNPLKRHSVQEIADKILAETAHERFLILAPMVRNEKGDFKNTLERLKKDGFVRVRIDAEFKQLDDPIKLKKNAAHAIDVVVDRLKISPSIRQRLTDSLETALRLGEGIIHVCWVAEGGETLAEWTLSNQNYDPETGYHFPLLTARHFSFNSPVGACPSCHGLGTRLVADPRLVIPDPALSIDEHVIAPWKKAPKRLAGHYRMILRDLAHSAGVRTDVPWKDLPESFHSLVLNGSGDKPIAFTVVRDGNTREQKKAFEGVLHQIENLYETSASPLSRFRMQAYMSRQPCPACGGNRLRKEILAVTLDGKNKSKGLNIQEFCGLTVGKALEFLGTISWTESQQKMNRDLLREIESRLQFLRDVGVGYLTLDRETGTLSGGEIQRIRLATQIGAGLTGVLYILDEPSIGLHQRDNECLLQTLFRLRDLDNTVVVVEHDEDTIRRADHVVDLGPGAGLQGGWIVAQGTPDEVENNEKSLTGRYLSGNARMEVPQARVPNDRGALLIKGARENNLKNIDVEIPIGCMTCVTGVSGSGKSTLINEILSKALFRHFHHSKERPGEHDAIEGIGQIDKVVTVDQSAIGRTPRSNPLTYICAFDAVRDLFAQLPASRIRGYSKGRFSFNTAGGRCEHCSGDGYKKIEMHFLPDVYVPCEACKGRRFNRETLEITYKGHDIANVLEMTVQEGLDLFKSIPPIMDKLEALARVGLGYMPMGQSATDLSGGEAQRVKLAAELCKKSTGKTCFIMDEPTTGLHFSDVEQLMYVLFNLRNSGNTMVIIEHNLDVIKCADWIIDLGPEG